Within the Staphylococcus argenteus genome, the region AAATTACGCTAAATCAAGTGGTTGTACCACAATCTCAAATTATTACGCATGATGCAAAACAGTTTGCCGCAACGATTCGACCACAATTTATTGCATACCAAATTCCAATTGGATTAGGATCAATCAAGAGTTCATTAGACTTAATCGATGCATTTTCTAATGCACAAAATGGTATCAATCAATATTTAGAATACGATGTTGAAGATTTTAAAAAGCGTTATCTTCAACTTAAAGAGGCATTTTATACATTGTTAGAAGATGGCAATTTAGATGGCCATTTAAGTGAATTGATATCATTGAAGAAGGACATTGGCTATTTATTGTTGGATGTAAATCAAGCTTCTGTTGTTAATGGTGGCTCAAGAGCATATACACTGTATTCCCCACAAGTACGTAAATTAAAAGAAGGATTCTTCTTCGCTGCATTAACACCGACATTAAGACATTTAGGTAAACTTGAAGAAACATTGAAGGACTAAGTACAATATGTTGATTTGTTGTTTAGATGCATTTGTTGAAACATTTTTTATAAATAATATAAATACTAGTTTATAAATATTTCTTGTTAATTTGTTATATCTTTTTAACTAGGAAAATATACATTTTGTAATAATAATAATCGTTATCATTGAAAAAGTGTTAATAAGGTGTATAATGAAAATGTGAACAATTAATGAACTTCTTATTTTAAAGAAGGTGAATACAATAGATACGCATACTAAAGAACAACAATTCTCGAATCTAGTGAGATCTTATCGTAAAGAATACGTGGGTAAAGGCCCTAATAGTATTCGAGTGTCGTTTAAAGATAATTGGGCGATTGCATATATGACTGGTGTCTTAAGTAAAGTTGAAAGCTTTTACTTAAACGACAAACGCAATGAATCGATGCTACATTATACACGCACAGAGAAGATTAAACAGATGTATAAAGAAATAGATGTAAATGAGATGGAAAATCTTGTAGGCGCTAAGTTTGTAAAATTATTTACAGATATTGATTTGAATGATGATGAAGTCATTTCAATATTTGTTTTCGATAAGTCAATAGAATAAGTGTTGCTGGTGTAAGGTACGCGGTGCTGTTTGCTAACTTCGCTTTGAATTTAACAATAATTCAAGGGGGTGGTATGTCAAACGGTGCCGTTTTTTTGTCGTATTTTTAAAACAAGTAACACGCAACACGTACTTTAAGGAAGTCAAAATTTATCATTTAGGAGAGATGGATATGAAAATCGTAGCGTTATTTCCAGAAGCAGTAGAAGGTCAAGACAATCAATTGCTTAATACTAAAAAAGCATTAGGATTAAAATCATTTTTAGAGGAAAGAGGACATGAATTCATTATATTAGCAGATAACGGTGAAGACTTAGATAAACATTTACCAGATATGGATGTGGTTATTAGTGCACCATTTTACCCTGCATATATGACTCGTGAACGTATTGAAAAAGCACCAAAATTGAAATTAGCAATTACAGCAGGTGTCGGATCTGACCATGTAGACTTAGCGGCTGCAAGTGAACACAATATTGGTGTCGTTGAAGTTACTGGAAGTAATACAGTTAGTGTGGCTGAACATGCTGTCATGGACTTATTAATACTTCTTAGAAACTATGAAGAAGGTCATCGTCAATCAGTAGAAGGTGAATGGAATTTATCTCAAGTGGGTAATCATGCGCATGAATTACAACACAAAACAATTGGTATTTTTGGATTTGGACGAATTGGACAACTTGTTGCTGAAAGATTAGCACCATTTAATGTGACATTACAACACTATGATCCAATCAATCAACAAGACCATAAATTATCAAAATTTGTAAGCTTTGATGAACTTGTTTCAACAAGTGATGCGATTACAATTCATGCACCATTAACACCAGAAACTGATAACTTATTTGATAAAGATGTTTTAAGTCGCATGAAAAAACACAGTTATTTAGTGAATACTGCACGTGGTAAAATTGTTAATCGCGATGCGTTAGTTGAAGCATTAGCATCTGAACATTTACAAGGATATGCTGGTGATGTATGGTATCCACAACCTGCACCTGCTGATCATCCATGGAGAACAATGCCTAGAAATGCTATGACAGTCCACTATTCAGGTATGACATTAGAAGCACAAAAACGTATTGAAGATGGAGTTAAAGATATTTTAGATCGTTTCTTCAATCATGAACCTTTCCAAGATAAAGATATTATTGTTGCAAGTGGTCGTATTGCTAGTAAAAGTTATACAGCAAAATAGAATAAGTATGTTGATTTAGCGATGAACACTTTCAATTTTATATAAATGAATTATATAAGTACTACTGCTGTTGTATAGATGGCAGTAGTTTTTTTATGATTACATTTAAGTATATGAACTACTAGAATTGGACAATCATTTAACGTTTACGCACATATGTGTTCACTTACGCAAATATTGATAAATTTCACTCGTTTGGAATAATATATAGTCATATAGTGCTAAATTTTTTGAGGTGTAATATGCAAGAAGCATTGTTAAATCGATGTATTTGTTTATTAAATAAATGGTCATAATTAAAAAAATTGCTTCAACGTATGATCCAATAATAGATATCACATAAATGTTAGTGCGCATATACATGGAAATTGGGGTGTAGTTATCAATGAAACGCTTAAGTACGACTTTGAAAGTACGGTTGATTAGTAATTTTTTACAGCTGATTATTACGACAGCATTTATACCGTTTATAGCATTATATTTAACAGATATGTTAAGTCAATCAATTGTCGGCATATACCTTGTTGGTTTAGTAGTTCTAAAATTTCCGTTATCTATTATATCTGGTTACCTTATTGAAATATTTCCGAAAAAGTTGCTAGTACTTATTTATCAAGCAACGATGGTTATGATGCTAGTTTTAATGGGGATGTTTGGATCACATCAGTTGTGGCAAATCATTGGTTTTTGCGTTGCATATGCTATATTTACAATCGTTTGGGGATTACAATTTCCAGTTATGGACACATTAATAATGGATGCAATTACCGAAGACGTGGAACATTATATTTACAAGATCAGCTATTGGATTACGAATTTATCGGTAGCTATTGGGGCATTGTTAGGTGGTTTGATGTATGGCTATAGTATGTTACTACTTTTCTTAATAGCAGCTTGTATATTTTTAATTGTACTGATTATTTTATATATTTGGTTACCTCAAGACGACAATCAAGTAAGGCAAATTGATGATAATAGACATGCAAGTAGTTATCAAAAATTACAAATTATGAATATATTTCGTAGTTATAAATTAGTTTTAAAAGACCGTAATTACATGTTATTGATTTCGGGGTTCAGTATTATTATGATGGGTGAATTTTCAATTTCTTCATACATTGCTATTAGACTAAAGGATCAATTTGAAACAATAAGCATAGGTTCATATGATATTACAGGTGCTAAGATGTTAGCAATTTTGCTAATGATCAATACAGTTGGCGTCATT harbors:
- a CDS encoding NAD-dependent formate dehydrogenase; protein product: MKIVALFPEAVEGQDNQLLNTKKALGLKSFLEERGHEFIILADNGEDLDKHLPDMDVVISAPFYPAYMTRERIEKAPKLKLAITAGVGSDHVDLAAASEHNIGVVEVTGSNTVSVAEHAVMDLLILLRNYEEGHRQSVEGEWNLSQVGNHAHELQHKTIGIFGFGRIGQLVAERLAPFNVTLQHYDPINQQDHKLSKFVSFDELVSTSDAITIHAPLTPETDNLFDKDVLSRMKKHSYLVNTARGKIVNRDALVEALASEHLQGYAGDVWYPQPAPADHPWRTMPRNAMTVHYSGMTLEAQKRIEDGVKDILDRFFNHEPFQDKDIIVASGRIASKSYTAK
- a CDS encoding MDR family MFS transporter, which translates into the protein MKRLSTTLKVRLISNFLQLIITTAFIPFIALYLTDMLSQSIVGIYLVGLVVLKFPLSIISGYLIEIFPKKLLVLIYQATMVMMLVLMGMFGSHQLWQIIGFCVAYAIFTIVWGLQFPVMDTLIMDAITEDVEHYIYKISYWITNLSVAIGALLGGLMYGYSMLLLFLIAACIFLIVLIILYIWLPQDDNQVRQIDDNRHASSYQKLQIMNIFRSYKLVLKDRNYMLLISGFSIIMMGEFSISSYIAIRLKDQFETISIGSYDITGAKMLAILLMINTVGVILLTYFISKVVLKVDFKIALITGLLIYIVGYSGLTYLNQFGLLIIFMIVATVGEIIYSPIVSEQRFKIIPKAKRGTYSAVNALGIHISETLARLGIVLGAFLTSLQMGMYMFVVLTIGASMLVAGVFGGQKQSNTD
- a CDS encoding DUF2294 domain-containing protein, which encodes MNTIDTHTKEQQFSNLVRSYRKEYVGKGPNSIRVSFKDNWAIAYMTGVLSKVESFYLNDKRNESMLHYTRTEKIKQMYKEIDVNEMENLVGAKFVKLFTDIDLNDDEVISIFVFDKSIE